In Primulina eburnea isolate SZY01 chromosome 3, ASM2296580v1, whole genome shotgun sequence, one DNA window encodes the following:
- the LOC140827950 gene encoding abscisic acid receptor PYL2-like: MESPQSLTTEEYAQLEDVIRTYHTFDPIPNTCTSLITQRIDAPVDAVWPLVRRFDNPQRYKHFIKSCRLIGDGGVGSIREVTVVSGLPASTSTERLEILDDQNHILSFRVVGGEHRLNNYRSVTSVNDFKKNGKVYTIVLESYIVDIPEGNTEEDTKMFTDTVVKLNLQKLGVVATASLHGKD; this comes from the coding sequence ATGGAAAGCCCTCAAAGCCTAACCACAGAAGAGTACGCGCAGCTGGAGGACGTGATCCGCACGTACCACACCTTCGACCCAATCCCCAACACATGCACATCCCTCATCACTCAACGCATCGACGCGCCGGTCGATGCCGTGTGGCCGCTGGTCCGCCGTTTCGACAACCCACAACGCTACAAACACTTCATCAAGAGCTGCAGACTCATCGGAGACGGCGGCGTCGGAAGCATACGCGAGGTGACTGTGGTCTCCGGCCTCCCCGCCTCCACATCCACAGAGAGACTCGAAATCCTCGACGATCAAAACCACATACTAAGCTTTCGTGTCGTGGGGGGAGAACACAGGCTGAACAATTATCGATCGGTTACCTCTGTAAATGATTTCAAGAAAAACGGGAAAGTGTATACGATCGTATTGGAATCGTACATCGTAGATATACCAGAAGGGAATACGGAGGAGGACACAAAGATGTTTACAGATACAGTAGTGAAGCTGAATCTTCAGAAACTCGGAGTCGTGGCAACAGCATCTTTGCATGGGAAAGACTGA